The window GTCATGCCTACTGATAAAGTCAACCTTTTCAGTAGGCACGATAGCGAGCGCCTCGTGCTATCATCAACAATTAGAAATACATACTTATTCATATAGTCGTGATATGTTTTTAAAGACAGAGAAAAAATATTTCTATAAGTGTTGACAAAATACCTATAGGGGTATATGATTATCACATGAACAACAGCAAAACACAAAACAAACTAGGAACAAAACCTAGTCTGAACACACGGAGGTGACATATATGCAGTATGAAGCAAACGTAAAAAACCGTTTGAAAAGAGCTGAAGGCCAAATTCGCGGAGTGTTGCATATGATGGAACAAGAGAAAGATTGCCGAGACGTAATAGCTCAGCTAAATGCAGCAAAAACCGCCATCGACCGAGTAATCGGTGTAGTCGTTAGTACCAACTTGGAACAATGTGTACGCGAACAAACATTAAGCGGCGAAGAAACAAGCCAGCTAGTAAAAGAAGCAGTGG is drawn from Bacillus alkalisoli and contains these coding sequences:
- a CDS encoding metal-sensitive transcriptional regulator codes for the protein MQYEANVKNRLKRAEGQIRGVLHMMEQEKDCRDVIAQLNAAKTAIDRVIGVVVSTNLEQCVREQTLSGEETSQLVKEAVDLLIKSR